CAAGGGACGATTATTCGCGGTTCCACCCTAATTCAGGACAAAGTCCTGCTCTTTTATATTAAAATTAAAAAATTTACGCCATGAATCTGTTCAGGGCTTCCACCATCCCCTGTCGCTGTTTTCACAAGTACAAATATAACCATTTTTTAATAGGTTGTCAATTGACTAAAAACGCCAACGTTTCATTTTATCAATAAAATTTTTACTCTTAGAGTAATAGCCTACAGTTCCCAAATAAATTGCGTCAATCGCGTGTTGAATTAGATCCTTATTATTTTCTTTGATCTCTATTTTACCAATTTGATCAAGACTGATCTTACTGAACAGTCGCAAAAAATAAACGATTCTTTTAGGAATGTGCAATCGATGTATATCGCTATCAAAATGTTTTGAACAAATCAAGCCTCCTAAAAGGACTGAAAAGTCAAACACGCCTTCAGTTTCGCCACCGACCACACAAGAATCCATATTTGGTTTAACCCCAAAAGCATCCAATAATTGCATCTGCATAATATTAACAACAATTTGAGCATCATAGCCATTATCTATATATAACAAAGCTTTAAATAGCCTACGATACCAAACATCCGGTACTGGGTCATCAATAAAAGCTTCGTGGAATAGGTCGAATAAAAAAGTTGCATAGGCATTCAATTCAATATCTTGAACTATTTCATCGAATTGTTTGATATTACTAGCTGAGTTCAAATAAGACAGACCACTATCACGCACAACTCCAGTATATTCACCATATGAAAAGGTAATGACTGATCCTGATATTTTAGACTTAGAATTCTGAGTCCCACGAACTAAAAAAGTTCGAAAACCATACTCTTTCGTCAAAATAGTCACAAGTGCATCCCGTTCTTTATAGCGCTGACGTCTAACAACTATTCCAAAAAAATTAGTTGCCGTTTGATGCATTAATTATTGAGGTCCTTCATTGAGTAACCGGCACTAGCTAAGAAGGCTTTATCGTCACGCCAATTCTTTTTAACACGAACCCAAAGCTTCAAATTAATCTTCTCACCCAATAAATGTTCAATTTTAATACGGGAACCAATACCGATGTTCTTCAACATTGAACCGCCACGACCAATAACGATTGGCTTTTGACTCTCACGTTCAACGTAAATATAAGCTTCAATCTGTAACTTGCCAGCTGCACTTCTTTGATTCATTGATTCAACCACGACCGCAATTGAATGAGGAATCTCATCACGAGTATCTTCCAAGATCTTCTCACGGATCAATTCACCGACAATAAAATATTCAGGATGATCGGTAATTTGATCATCAGCATAATATTTAGGACCCTCTGGTAAATGTTTTGTCAAAGTATCCATCAGATCATCAACATTGATTCCTAATGAAGCCGAAATAGGAATAACTTCAGCAAAATCCATTAGATCTTTATATTCATCAATTTGAGGAGCCATTTCATCCGGATTGATCAAGTCAATCTTGTTCAAAATCAAGAAAACAGGTGCTTTAATCTTCTTCAATTCTTCAATAATGAATTTGTCTCCAGGACCAGACTTCTCACCAGCCTCAGTCATAAATAGTACTGCATCAACTTCCTTCAAAGCAGAAACGGCCGCTTTATCCATGTACTGATCCAAATCATTATGTGGCTTATGAATTCCTGGTGTATCCAGGAAAATAATTTGACGATTATCGTCAGTAAAAATGCCTTGAATCTTATTACGGGTCGTTTGGGGCTTAGGCGAAGTGATTGCTATCTGCTCTTTAATAATTCGATTCATAAATGTTGATTTACCAACATTTGGACGCCCAATAATCGCTACGAAGCCTGATTTAAAATTTTTATTATCCATATTAATCCATATCCTCATCACTGAATGCCAGTGGCAAAATTTGTTTAAAGCTATATTCTTTGAACTCGTTATCCTTATTAGCCAAAAATACGATGTTGTCAGGCTCCATGAACTCACTCATCACTTGACGACAAGCTCCACAAGGCTTTGACATTTCCGCAGTATTATTAACTACTAAGATGGCCCTTACTTTAGTTGCACCTTCTGAAACCGCCTTAAAAATTGCTGTTCTTTCAGCACAATTAGTTAATCCATAAGAAGCGTTCTCAACATTAACACCAGTATAAATTTGACCATCTTCACAAATAATTGCTGCACCAACCGCATAATTCGAGTATGGCGCATAAGCATGATCCATTGCTTTACTGGCAAGATCAAACAAGCGTTTTTCGCTAATTTCCACTGACTTCAGTCTCCTTTTTTGTTTCTCACTAACAAGTATAATACAAGAAAATTATCAAACCACAAAGAAATATCCTACCTAGTGGCAATTATTTTCCCTAATGAAACTAATATCCGTGATAACTAAAAATAAATTATCACGGATATCTTTTTCTAATACATAAATTATTTTTCTAAGCCATAAGCACCAAGAATCTTTTCTTGTAGTCCAATCATGACTTTTTCGTCCTCTTTTTTAATATGGTCATAACCATTGAGGTGTAAAATTCCATGAACAATTGTGTAACCTAATTCACGGTCAAATGAATGTTCATAGTCTTTAGCATGTTCGGCCACGATCTCAGTACTGATGAAGAGGTCGCCGAGATCAACTGGCAAATCAGGAATTTGATTTTCCAAATAATCTAGTGAATCCTCACCATCATTAATGGCAAAGCTAATAACATCAGTTGCTCGATCAACGTTACGATACTCTTTATTGATATCATGAATACCATCTTTAGTCACAAAATGAATCGATAACTGCGTATTATCTTTTAATTTCAATTCGTTAAAAGTAAATTGCACAATATCTTTGACCCAATTTTCTCTATCTTTGTCGATCAAATCATCATCATTAAAAATTTCTAAGTCCATAACAATTCCCCAATATTATTTTTCTTTTTTATCTGATTCCTCATAAGCATCAATAATTTCAGCTACTACCGGATGTCTTACAACATCAGCGGAAGTAAAGTTTACAAATTCAATATGTGGCAAGTTTTTCAAAACTGACTGTGCCTGAATCAAACCACTACGAGTATGTCCTGGTAAATCAATCTGCGAAATATCACCATTGACAATCATCTTCGAGTCAAAGCCTAGACGAGTTAAGAACATTTTCATTTGTTCACGCGTCGTATTCTGAGCTTCATCTAAAATAACAAAAGCCTCATCTAGCGTCCGACCTCTCATATAAGCTAGTGGTGCTACTTCAATCACGCCTCTTTCCAACAAACGACCCGTGTGATCTGATCCTAATATGGCATACAGTGCGTCATAAATCGGTCTCATGTAAGGATCGACCTTTTCCTTTAAATCACCAGGAAGAAATCCTAAGCTCTCTCCAGCCTCAACAGCGGGTCTGGTCAGAATAATTCTTTGAACCTTACCTTGTTTCAAAGCTGCAACGGCCATGACAACGGCTAAATATGTTTTACCAGTACCCGCAGGACCAATTCCAAAGGTGATATCATTATGATTTATTGCATTAACATATTGTCTTTGTCCAAAATTACGAACGCGAACTGGTTTTCCACTAAAATCTTTAATTAATTCATCTTTATACAAATCGCCAAAATAATCGAGTGTACCTTTTTCGTCCATCTTTAGACCACTGACGATATCAGCTGATCCTAAAGTTACACCACTATTAGCTAATTCCATGAATTTCTTTAACAAAGCCAATGTATGCTTCACATTGTCTTCTTTACCCGTAACGTCTAAATGATCCCCAAAGGCGTTTATTTCAACTTCTAATCCTTCTTCAATCAAATGTAAGTTACTATCATTAACACCAAAAAGGTTAATGGCATTTTGAGGATTCTTAATTTGAATGCTCTCTTTACTTTGTTCAACTTTTTCTGTCAATAGAAACCAACCTCCATCTTACTTGAATGATAGCACAGTGCAGGTTTTTTTTTACAAAAAAAAGGTTAAAACAATGTAAATTGTTTTAACCTTTAAGAAACTATTAACGACGTTTCTTATTGCGCTTACGAGCAGCCTCAGACTTTAACTTTCTCTTGACACTTGGCTTTTCGTAAAACTCACGTTTTCTATATTCTTGAAGAGTACCACTCTTTGAAACGGAACGTTTGAATCGACGAAGAGCATCATCAAGCGACTCGTTTTCACGAACGACGGTTTTTGCCATATGATAATCCCTCCTTCCGATTTCTAACGTAACTGTCTATTGCTCTTGCAGTTCATATGTTATTATAACAAAAAGAAGGTAATGTTCAAATATTTTTTTTAATTTTTTTGGAGGAAATTATTATGGATCAAAAATTAAGCGTCTTCGTTTTGTCAGATGGTGTCGGTGAAACCGCTCTAAGAGTAGCTAAAGCGGCATTTGCTCAGTTTCCTGATATGGATACAACCTATACTAAATATCCCTTTGTAAAAAATAATTCTCAGCTAATAAGTATCTTAAATTTAGCCAAAGACAAACAAGCTGTCATTTTGCACACTATTGTTTCAACTGAAATTTGTAATACGATCAATGAATTTTGCCAAGAGAACCAATTAACTTACTATGATATCTTGAATCCAATCATTGGAACCTTTTCTCAAATGGTCCATCAAAAACCCTTAAGGAAAAAAGGACTCCTGCATGAGTTAGATAAAGATTACTTCGATATGATCTCCGCAATGGAGTTCACTGTCACAAACGATGATGGTAAAAACCCTAAAGGGTTCTTAGAAGCAGATCTAGTTTTACTCGGTATCTCAAGAACCTCGAAAACCCCTCTATCGCTTTATCTAGCAAATAAAAACATCAAGGTGGAATTTACCACTAGGCCCAACAACGGCCCTCCCAGAGGAATTATGGTCGGTTGATCCGCATAAGATCATTGGATTAACCAATGATATGAATGTTTTGAGAAAAATACGTCGCCAACGTATGATTGCTTACGGACTAGACCCTAATACAACTTACTCTGGAGAAGAAGAAATCCAAAAAGAATTAGATTACTCAAATAAGATTTATGAAAAGATCGGTTGTCCTGTTATCAATGTAGCTGAACGCTCAATTGAAGAGACTGCCGCAATTATTATGGAAAAGCTTAATTTTAATGGTTACAAGAAAAGCTAACTCAATGAGTTAGCTTTTTTGATTTGCTTGAATTAATTTAGTTTTCATTTCTGGATCAAATTTATTTAAACGTAACATTTCAATTTCCGGTTTGAAAGGTGCAATCCCCTTCTTGTCGTTTTCATCCCTTTTTACATATGGTGTTTCCATAATTTTGGGAATATTTTCCAACTGAGGATGATGTGCCACGTAATTTAAAGCATCGAAACCGATCGTTCCAAAGCCAATATCTTCATGACGATCTTTATGTGAGCCACGCTCATTTTTAGAATCATTGAGATGGATCACTGACAGTTTATCCAATCCAACTATGTGATCAAATTCATTCAAGACACCGTCAAAATCATTTTTCACATCATAACCTGCATCACTCATATGACAAGTATCCATCGTTACTGATAATTTGTCATTACTCTGACAATTATCAAAAATTTCCGCAATTTGTTCAAAAGTGATTCCCACTTCTGTCCCTTTGCCTGCCATAGTTTCAATAGCAATTGATACTTTTTGGTTGGGTTCAATTATTTCATTAAGAGCGTGACCAATTTGTTTCAAAGCAACTTCTGGTCCTTGATTGAGATGAGCTCCTGGATGAAAACTCAGGGCTTCAATTCCCAAAGCATCACAACGTTTGATCTCCTCTTTCATAAAAGAAATCCCAAAAGTTAAATTCTGAAGCTTAACCGTATTGCCCAAATTAATAATGTAGGGAGCGTGACCTATTATATGGTCAATTCCGTAGAGTTTTAAAAGCCGTTGACCTTCAGGAATATTCATTTCTGAAACATCTTTTCGACGAGTATTTTGCGGTGCACCAGTGAAAATCATCATCGCATTTGCATCGTAACTGTGAGCTTCTTTGGCTGATCCTGCCAACATTTTAGGCGCCTTCATCGCAACATGTGAACCAATTATCATTTTCTACCTCCTTAGATTCTTCGCCAAAATTATATCATAAAAAAAGTGAAGCCCATTGGACTTCACTTGATAAGCATTAATATATATGGGCCTGATAAAACCTACCCATGACTTTAACAGTATCTGTAACACTAACAAACGCGTGCGGATCGGAATTGATCATTGCGTTCTCTAAATCATGAAGCTCGGCTCGAGAAATAACAGTAAATAAAATTGTCTTCTCTTCATGTTTATATGCACCTTCAGCGTCATGAACAATAGTGATACCACGTCTCATTTCGTTTTGAATTTGTGTAATAACATTCTTAGGTTTGGAAGTCACAATCATCACTTGAAGTTTTTGATCCTTGTTATAGATCATATCAATCACTTGACCATTGATAAAGATACTGACAGCACTGTAAAGAGCGTGAACCCAACCGAATAGAAAACCAGCGCAGGCTACAATGAAAATATTAAATATAATATTAATTGTCCCGACACTCTTACCTGTCTTCTTACGTAGAATAATACCCAAGATATCAATTCCACCGGTCGAAATACCATTTCTCAAGGCCATCCCTGTACCAAATCCGTTTGCTACCGCACCAAAAATTGCACAGACCAAAGGATCAGCTGTGATTTTGATTGGTGGCAATAAATGCATCATTAAACTGGCTAAAGCTACAGCAATAACTGTAAAAACTGTAAATTTATGGTCAATTTTTCTCCATGCTAATACAAATAATGGAGCATTCAATGCAAAATACATAACGGCAGTCGATAGATTAAATGGCAACCACCGTTGAGATATCGTTGAAATCAACTGTGCAGCACCTGTTACGCCTGAACCATAAATACCACCTGGCGTCCAGAACATGTTAACCGCAATTGACACAGCAATGGAATATAAGAATGCTACTGAAACCTTGGATAAGTATTGATGTCTTTCGATCAACTTATCTATTTCACCCATACTAAAAGTTCTCCTAAATTGTCTTAAGTTACCTAAACAATATTAGCACAAATGAAAAATATTTCAGTTATTTATGGTGTTTTTTAATAAATTCTCCACGTCCACCGCTTTCTTCAAGTTGGTATCTCAATGGATTCTTCTTATAGAAGTCTTGGTGGTAGTCTTCGGCATCATAGAATGTTTTAGCAGGAAGAATTTGTGTAACGATAGGATCATCGTATTCTCCAGACTTTGCTAAAGCTTCTTTAGATTCCTCAGCGACTTCTTTTTGTTCCTCATTAGCATAATAGATCACTGGACGATAACTATCGCCACGATCTTGGAATTGGCCAGTAGCATCTGTTGGATCAGCTACCTGCCAGTAAATTTCAACTAATTGTTTATAAGTAATAATGTCAGCATCAAAGGTAATCTTTACAGCTTCAGTATGACCGGTCTTTCCAGTACATACTTCTTCATAAGTTGGATTTTCAACGTGTCCACCAGTATAACCTGAGACAACAGAAATAATACCTGGTTGTTGATCAAAAGGACTGACCATACACCAGAAACATCCGCCAGCGAAAATTGCAGTCTCTTTTTTCATCTATTCAACGTCCCCTTCTTCAACATACTTCTTATAATCTGAATATCCGTTTTCATCCATCTTTTCATATGGAACAAACTTTAAAGCAGCAGAGTTGATACAGTATCTTAAGCCACCCAATTCTTTAGGTCCATCGTTAAAGACATGACCCAAATGCGAATCAGCACCTTCACTTTTTACTTCAGTCCGTTCACGACTCAAACGAGTATCGCGACTTTCCTTTAGTTTGGCAATTGGTTCACTGAATGAAGGCCAACCGCATCCAGCGTCATACTTCTTAGCAGATGAAAACAATGGCTCACCGCTAGTGATATCGACATAAATACCCTTTTTGTAAAAATCATCGTACTTTCCACTGAAAGGACGTTCAGTCGCAGCGTTTTGAGTCACCTCATATTGTTCACTAGATAGACCTTCTAGATTCTTCTTGTACTCACTTGCCATAAAATCACTCCTTCTCATTAACTACAAGTTCTAGTATAAACATCAGAAATATTAAATCTACAAATATGCTCAGAAGCATACTGCCACAGTTGAATCCATTGCTCAGTTGTGCACAATTTAAATAATTTTCTAATGTTGTTCTAAGTCTACAACAATAGACTATTGTTTGGCAATGGGTTGTAAAATTCTAAAAAATAAAAAAAGTTATCTAATTATTAATGCGATTAGATAACTTTTCTACTATATCAAATTAATCTTTTTTACTTACTTCAATTCCGAGGTCAACCAATTGTTGATCTGAAACTTCCAATGGAGCATGTGTCATTGGTTCTGTAGCGTTTGAATTCTTAGGGAATGCAATAACATCTCTGATATTGTCTTTGCCTGAGAGTAACATTGCAAATCTATCCAAACCAATAGCCAAGCCACCATGTGGAGGACAACCGTATTGCAAAGCATCCAAGAGGAAGCCAAATTGTTCATAAGCTTTTTCTTTGGTGAAGTTCAAAGCTTTCAACATCTTTTCTTGAATTTTGTAATCATGGATACGGATTGAGCCACCGCCAAGTTCGTAACCGTTTAAGACGATATCATAACTTTGGGCGTAAGCCTTATGAGGATCTTCGCCATCATTTAGATAGTGAACATCTTCTTCATTAGGCATAGTGAATGGATGATGAGCAGCAGTCCAACGTTGAATACCTTCGTCATATTCAAACAATGGCCAATTAACAACCCAAATGAAGGCGAATTCTTTAGGATCGTAGAGATGTTGTTCTTTAGCAATAGCTTTTCTCAAGTATCCTAAAGCGTCAGCAACAACCTTTTTATTGTCAGCAACGAATAATACTAAATCATTATTTTCAAGACCCAAACGCTCAACTAGAGCATCTTTGTGATCCTTGATGAATTTAGAAACGCCACCAGTCATATCGTCGTCGTTATACTTGAACCAAGCAAGCCCCTTAGCGCCAAAACGTTTGATATATTCTTGATAATTTTCAATATTCTTACGTGAATACTTATCGGCTGCATTCTTAACTACAATAGCTTTAACTTGACCGCCGTTATCAATGGTATTCTTGAAGACCTTGAACTCAGTATCTTTCAATACTTCATTTAAGTTCTGCAATTCCATACCGAAACGAACATCAGGCTTATCTGAACCATAGCGGTCCATTGCATCATCCCAATCAATTCTTGGGAATGGTGTTTTAACCTCAATGCCCTTTTCGTCTTTCATAACACGGGCAATAAGTCCTTCAGTAACGGTCTGGATCTCCTTTTTGTTCATAAAGGAAGTCTCAAGATCAATTTGAGTGAACTCTGGTTGACGGTCTCCACGAAGATCTTCATCACGGAAACAATGTGCCAATTGGAAATAACGATCGAATCCACCGACCATTAGCAATTGTTTGAACAATTGTGGTGACTGAGGCAAAGCGAAGAAACGTCCTGGATAAACACGTGAAGGAACAAGATAATCACGAGCACCTTCTGGTGTTGATGGTGTCAAATTAGGTGTTTCGATGTCAATAAAACCATTTTCGTAGAGATATTCATTAACTGAATGCTTAATTTGAGCACGAGTTCTGATTGCTTTTTGCATTTCCGGTCTACGAAGATCAAGGTAACGATACTTTAATTTAGTCTCTTCTGAAGAATCAATACCGTCTTTAATTTCAAATGGTGGCGTTAATGACTTGTTAAGGATCTCAACCTTTTCAACAACAACTTCAACCTTACCAGTTGTCATTTCATCATTAGTAGCGCCTTCGCCACGTAATCTTACAGTACCCAAAACATTAATAACATATTCTGATCTCAAAGTCTCAGCAATATCTAAGACATCTTGATGGTCAGTATTAAATACTAATTGAACAATTCCCTTATAATCTCTTAGATCAACAAAAACTAAGCCACCTAAATCTCGGCGACGTTGAACCCAACCATCTAGAGAAACTTTTTTACCGACATATTTCTCAGTAATATTACCGCAATAATCTGTTCGTTCTTCCATATTTTATCCCTCGATTTTCTTCAATTCTTCAGCCAAGTTTTCCAACGATACGCTCACTTGATCACCAGTAGCCATATTCTTGACATTAGCTGTATCGTTTTCCAGCTCAGTATCGCCAATTGTTACTGTATATCTAGCATTCAAATTATTGGCTGTTCGGAATTGAGCTTTAATTTTTCTTTGTAGATAATCTTTATCAGCTGAAAAGCCAGCTAAACGTAGATTTGATAAAATCTTAACCGATGCACGTTCTGCCTTATCGCCAATTGTTACCAAATAAACATCTAGATTAGACTTTGTAGGCAAATCCTTATCCTTCAATAGCAACATCAAACGTTCTACACCAAGGCCAAAACCAATTCCTGGAGTTTGTGGTCCGCCCAACTCTTCGACTAGACCATTGTATCTTCCGCCAGCCAAGACTGTGATTTCTTTATTGTCAAAAACAGGATCCGTTACCATAAATTCAAAAATCGTATGATTATAGTAATCAAGTCCACGAACCATTGTAGAATCAACTTCATAATTGATTCCTAAATCTTCAAGCAATTGCTTCAAATAATCGAAACGTTGACTGGAAGCATCATTTAAGTAATCCAAGATTGAAGGTGCGTTAGCAACGATTTTTTTATCATTTTCACCTTTACTATCAAGAATTCGTAAAGGATTTTTTTCCAAACGAATTTGAGAATCTTCACTCAATTGGTCCTTAAATGGTGTGAAATAATCCACCAAGGCTTGATGATAATTAGCACGTGATTCGGGATCGCCTAGAGTATTTATGGCTACCTTTAAATTCTTAATTCCCAAACGATTTAAGAATTCTAAACCAACGGAAATAATTTCCGCATCCAACTCCGGTGAATCTGATCCAAAAGCTTCTACACCGATTTGATGAAATTGACGTTGACGACCTGATTGAGGCCTTTCATAACGAAACATTGGTCCCTTGTACCAAACTTTATAAGGTTTTATTTGATCTGGTCCATAAAGTTTATTTTCCACATAAGCTCGGACAACACCAGCTGTTCCTTCTGGTCTCAAGGCAATGTGTCGATCACCTTTGTCATGGAAATCATACATTTCCTTTGAAACAATATCAGATGTATCGCCTGACGATCTTTCAAAGACATCGTATGATTCAAACATTGGAGTTCTAATTTCAGAAAAACGATATTTATCAAATGTATCTTTTGCGACAGACTCGACATATTGCCACTTTTCAGATTCTCCTGGCAAGATGTCCATAGTCCCCTTTGGTTTTTGATAGCGCATAAATTCCTCCTTAATAAAAAGCACCCCTGTCCAATTCAGACAAGGGTGCTTTTTGCACGGTACCACCTAGTTTTTTTGCTGCAGTTAACGCCTGCCAAACGATTAGAACGTCACGCACTTAATTGTTATCTGTTCTCAGCTTCCAGATTCTCTGTAAAACAATTATTTGTTTTCAATATATTTATAAACTATCCGAAATAAACTATAAAGTCAAGTCTGGTACGTTATTTATTGCAATTTTTTTGAAATTTTACTATATTAAGAAAAATATCGATAAATCGTTAATTTTTTTAGAGAAAAACTCCATTCTATCTTTTAAGTTAGCATTTTTTTCAGTAAGATATACTTATGTAGTAGTATGGTATTTATACCACAAAGGACTCAGTTCAATGAAAAAAATTATAAAATTCTTCATTAAAAACCGGATTCTACTTTCTATCTTGTTATTGCTTACCTTATCGGGTTGGTCAACTGTCGCTCTAGCGAGTGCCAATTCAGTTATTGTTCAATCCGATTCTGTCAACGTTCGAGTCGGACCAGGACTTGCTTACGCTAACATGGGGCAAGTAAAAAAAGGCGACAAATTAGCTATTTTAGCCGAAAAAAACAAATGGTATCAAGTAAGATTATCTGGAGACAAAATTGGCTGGATTGCCAGCTGGTTGATTGACAATACTGAAGTAAGTTCAACAACCAATAAAGTTGGAATTGTAAAAGTACCTAATACAACTGTTTTTAAAAGTGCCGATTCTAATAGTAACGTCTTAGGGACAATCGAACAGTCTGAAAAGGTAACCATAATGTATCAAGAA
This sequence is a window from Companilactobacillus alimentarius DSM 20249. Protein-coding genes within it:
- the recO gene encoding DNA repair protein RecO; the encoded protein is MHQTATNFFGIVVRRQRYKERDALVTILTKEYGFRTFLVRGTQNSKSKISGSVITFSYGEYTGVVRDSGLSYLNSASNIKQFDEIVQDIELNAYATFLFDLFHEAFIDDPVPDVWYRRLFKALLYIDNGYDAQIVVNIMQMQLLDAFGVKPNMDSCVVGGETEGVFDFSVLLGGLICSKHFDSDIHRLHIPKRIVYFLRLFSKISLDQIGKIEIKENNKDLIQHAIDAIYLGTVGYYSKSKNFIDKMKRWRF
- the era gene encoding GTPase Era; amino-acid sequence: MDNKNFKSGFVAIIGRPNVGKSTFMNRIIKEQIAITSPKPQTTRNKIQGIFTDDNRQIIFLDTPGIHKPHNDLDQYMDKAAVSALKEVDAVLFMTEAGEKSGPGDKFIIEELKKIKAPVFLILNKIDLINPDEMAPQIDEYKDLMDFAEVIPISASLGINVDDLMDTLTKHLPEGPKYYADDQITDHPEYFIVGELIREKILEDTRDEIPHSIAVVVESMNQRSAAGKLQIEAYIYVERESQKPIVIGRGGSMLKNIGIGSRIKIEHLLGEKINLKLWVRVKKNWRDDKAFLASAGYSMKDLNN
- a CDS encoding cytidine deaminase; amino-acid sequence: MEISEKRLFDLASKAMDHAYAPYSNYAVGAAIICEDGQIYTGVNVENASYGLTNCAERTAIFKAVSEGATKVRAILVVNNTAEMSKPCGACRQVMSEFMEPDNIVFLANKDNEFKEYSFKQILPLAFSDEDMD
- the ybeY gene encoding rRNA maturation RNase YbeY → MDLEIFNDDDLIDKDRENWVKDIVQFTFNELKLKDNTQLSIHFVTKDGIHDINKEYRNVDRATDVISFAINDGEDSLDYLENQIPDLPVDLGDLFISTEIVAEHAKDYEHSFDRELGYTIVHGILHLNGYDHIKKEDEKVMIGLQEKILGAYGLEK
- a CDS encoding PhoH family protein, yielding MTEKVEQSKESIQIKNPQNAINLFGVNDSNLHLIEEGLEVEINAFGDHLDVTGKEDNVKHTLALLKKFMELANSGVTLGSADIVSGLKMDEKGTLDYFGDLYKDELIKDFSGKPVRVRNFGQRQYVNAINHNDITFGIGPAGTGKTYLAVVMAVAALKQGKVQRIILTRPAVEAGESLGFLPGDLKEKVDPYMRPIYDALYAILGSDHTGRLLERGVIEVAPLAYMRGRTLDEAFVILDEAQNTTREQMKMFLTRLGFDSKMIVNGDISQIDLPGHTRSGLIQAQSVLKNLPHIEFVNFTSADVVRHPVVAEIIDAYEESDKKEK
- the rpsU gene encoding 30S ribosomal protein S21, whose amino-acid sequence is MAKTVVRENESLDDALRRFKRSVSKSGTLQEYRKREFYEKPSVKRKLKSEAARKRNKKRR
- a CDS encoding deoxyribonuclease IV — encoded protein: MIIGSHVAMKAPKMLAGSAKEAHSYDANAMMIFTGAPQNTRRKDVSEMNIPEGQRLLKLYGIDHIIGHAPYIINLGNTVKLQNLTFGISFMKEEIKRCDALGIEALSFHPGAHLNQGPEVALKQIGHALNEIIEPNQKVSIAIETMAGKGTEVGITFEQIAEIFDNCQSNDKLSVTMDTCHMSDAGYDVKNDFDGVLNEFDHIVGLDKLSVIHLNDSKNERGSHKDRHEDIGFGTIGFDALNYVAHHPQLENIPKIMETPYVKRDENDKKGIAPFKPEIEMLRLNKFDPEMKTKLIQANQKS
- a CDS encoding YitT family protein — translated: MGEIDKLIERHQYLSKVSVAFLYSIAVSIAVNMFWTPGGIYGSGVTGAAQLISTISQRWLPFNLSTAVMYFALNAPLFVLAWRKIDHKFTVFTVIAVALASLMMHLLPPIKITADPLVCAIFGAVANGFGTGMALRNGISTGGIDILGIILRKKTGKSVGTINIIFNIFIVACAGFLFGWVHALYSAVSIFINGQVIDMIYNKDQKLQVMIVTSKPKNVITQIQNEMRRGITIVHDAEGAYKHEEKTILFTVISRAELHDLENAMINSDPHAFVSVTDTVKVMGRFYQAHIY
- the msrA gene encoding peptide-methionine (S)-S-oxide reductase MsrA, with translation MKKETAIFAGGCFWCMVSPFDQQPGIISVVSGYTGGHVENPTYEEVCTGKTGHTEAVKITFDADIITYKQLVEIYWQVADPTDATGQFQDRGDSYRPVIYYANEEQKEVAEESKEALAKSGEYDDPIVTQILPAKTFYDAEDYHQDFYKKNPLRYQLEESGGRGEFIKKHHK
- the msrB gene encoding peptide-methionine (R)-S-oxide reductase MsrB, which gives rise to MASEYKKNLEGLSSEQYEVTQNAATERPFSGKYDDFYKKGIYVDITSGEPLFSSAKKYDAGCGWPSFSEPIAKLKESRDTRLSRERTEVKSEGADSHLGHVFNDGPKELGGLRYCINSAALKFVPYEKMDENGYSDYKKYVEEGDVE
- the aspS gene encoding aspartate--tRNA ligase, which translates into the protein MEERTDYCGNITEKYVGKKVSLDGWVQRRRDLGGLVFVDLRDYKGIVQLVFNTDHQDVLDIAETLRSEYVINVLGTVRLRGEGATNDEMTTGKVEVVVEKVEILNKSLTPPFEIKDGIDSSEETKLKYRYLDLRRPEMQKAIRTRAQIKHSVNEYLYENGFIDIETPNLTPSTPEGARDYLVPSRVYPGRFFALPQSPQLFKQLLMVGGFDRYFQLAHCFRDEDLRGDRQPEFTQIDLETSFMNKKEIQTVTEGLIARVMKDEKGIEVKTPFPRIDWDDAMDRYGSDKPDVRFGMELQNLNEVLKDTEFKVFKNTIDNGGQVKAIVVKNAADKYSRKNIENYQEYIKRFGAKGLAWFKYNDDDMTGGVSKFIKDHKDALVERLGLENNDLVLFVADNKKVVADALGYLRKAIAKEQHLYDPKEFAFIWVVNWPLFEYDEGIQRWTAAHHPFTMPNEEDVHYLNDGEDPHKAYAQSYDIVLNGYELGGGSIRIHDYKIQEKMLKALNFTKEKAYEQFGFLLDALQYGCPPHGGLAIGLDRFAMLLSGKDNIRDVIAFPKNSNATEPMTHAPLEVSDQQLVDLGIEVSKKD
- the hisS gene encoding histidine--tRNA ligase, yielding MRYQKPKGTMDILPGESEKWQYVESVAKDTFDKYRFSEIRTPMFESYDVFERSSGDTSDIVSKEMYDFHDKGDRHIALRPEGTAGVVRAYVENKLYGPDQIKPYKVWYKGPMFRYERPQSGRQRQFHQIGVEAFGSDSPELDAEIISVGLEFLNRLGIKNLKVAINTLGDPESRANYHQALVDYFTPFKDQLSEDSQIRLEKNPLRILDSKGENDKKIVANAPSILDYLNDASSQRFDYLKQLLEDLGINYEVDSTMVRGLDYYNHTIFEFMVTDPVFDNKEITVLAGGRYNGLVEELGGPQTPGIGFGLGVERLMLLLKDKDLPTKSNLDVYLVTIGDKAERASVKILSNLRLAGFSADKDYLQRKIKAQFRTANNLNARYTVTIGDTELENDTANVKNMATGDQVSVSLENLAEELKKIEG